The DNA sequence aaaaaaaaaaaaaaaaaaaaaagaaattaaattaaattaaattaaatcaaattaaattataaattttacataatatttattcctttttaatttgaaacaaatttcatttaaaaagaaaatgtgtGCACTCAAAAACCAAATATAAACTGTTATTCTGCAATTTTGGGATtaacaatgaaaaaatggaaaagcaCAAAACAGCAAATCGTGAAAATTAGAACGTGCATATTACTATATACGAATATTATAtggtaaaaattatatggagaaataatataagaaagcttaattataacaataaaattgCAACTTTACGTTTCTACCGTAGCGCGCAAATTTATTCCTTCCTTTCATTTCCTTACTGCTTCCAATTTTACacatacattaaaataaaaaaggattgAGAATCTATTTAGGTGtcaaacaaaattatttagcAAGAAAATATGGTCTTATTCATCTTGTCATTCAGTTTTTCCATTACTTGgacatttaatattttccttgTCTTCACCCAACTGTACCTTTttgaatattcttttttttttttttttattggtGAAAAGGTAGGCCACATTTCCTGTCCTGTtcaggttttttttttttttttttttttttttttctagctaGCTTACAATTTATATcactattttatattatcctATGCCATGtttcgctttttttttttttttttctttaccaGGAGGGGGTATTGCCAATAATTGCAAACTCCCTTACTATGTAAGGGTACAGTAATCCCTCTTTTTCGGGTTCGGGGTGTTTAGATAGGGCTATGGTATAAACAACTTCTCTAATGTCATCAATTTTTCCTTCAataatttcatcatttttattttttaagcaaTTAATTTGTTGTGTGTGGAACGTAAAAATGAACCAAGGAGTACTTTCTTCCATTCTTTGAGCTCCTTTAAGTTCAtgatttttgtatattaaaacattagTGTCTAGgaagactttttttttttttctttcattaatACTTGCATTTAAGGAATTAAATGCCGATGGGCCACAGTGTAATCGGAGTGTTTCTTCATCTCCAATTAAATAAGATTCGACAATATGTTTTGATATAAcatattcaaataaatacatcagttctgataatttaaaatttttatcatgCATTTTCATTTCTCTTAGAGCAGCAGCTAATTCAGTTTCCCCAAATAATTTTCCTAAAATAGggttttcaaaaaaattatttaaaaatggcATATCTTTCAATTTACTTCCAAATTTATCCCATGCAGACTCATAGGTTAAAATTAATTCGCTaccttctttattttcacaatttttatttttatcgaCTGACTGTTCATTCGCGTTGTTAACACTGTCACTgtcattataattaatactgttttctttttcgttttcttcaaaatttttacttaCATTTTTAGCACTCACATTTTTGCCACTAATATTTTTGCCACTCATATTTTTGCCACTCACATTTTTACTACTCACATTTTTATAcccctttttttcattaatctgggcatttttttttttaaaccttTTTATTGCCATTTCTTGCCGCCATTTGTCTAAATGAACGAATGCATTGTTGTCATTCCACTTTTCACTCAACTCAATCAATTTATTTGTTGTATTTATTAGTAATTCTTTTAAGgttaagaataatttaacaGTTATgtatttactatattttaatgcgtaataattttcaaaacaaTATGAAACAAAATTGTTGATATCAttgcatattatttttatcgcCTCTgcgtttttttcttttactgttttaaaaaaatttgtgttTTCTTCAATTcgtctttttaattttattgcCTTATCttctatttctattttatccTTCAATTCCTTTAAAGCCTCTTGGtactttttgttttctttcaTGTCTTTCTTAACCTAGGGGGGGGGAGTAAAGCAATTGTGGCACGAATGAGGTCAGCAGTGtgatacatacacacatgcttgaacacatatatgcatacatacgttaataaatacatgaaTACATACATGAATACATACATGAATACAGACAAGAACACATAAACACGAGAATATACACACAAACATACATTCACGTACACATTAATACTCACGTTAACATTCACATTCACGGatcataaataattaacgAGAGCTGAACGCGTCATGTACAAACTTAAAGCGCATTTTCAGCTAAAGCTTCACACAGTGAAGTGTGTTCCTACCTGTTCTATAACATTCTTCATAAAGctggaataattttttttatttaaggaTGAGTATATGCATCCAAGTACTTTTCTGTCACTACTTTCGAAACAATACACCCTAttaagtattatatttttactattatatatatttttgactTCACATTTTCCCGAAATTAATcttctatattttaaattattaccacttttaaaatttttcacaactacattatttattatactcTTCATTCTACTAAAACTTACGCTGCGCTTTTACCAAATTGAGCTATTTCGTGTACAtttatactaatatataaatacacaagtacgtacgcatatacatatatatatatatatatacatatatatatatttataaatacttgAACAAGGATCAAATTACATATGAATTTAGGACATGTAGGAGTGCGTGGAAATGCATTAATCATATGAACGCAAACATTTATGtgcataaatttatgtatatatgttcatatacatacatacatacaaacacaCATATGAGCAAACGTAAGTACATACGTGCGCGTGTATTTCTCCTTTCGGGGGGTATACATAAAGGGCGCAAATTATACGTATTTGTCCCacttaattatatacattaaaaaaaattaataaaaaataaataatatttctagtGCGACAAACTGTTTACAACGTAACAACCTACTTCTTATATTCAATGTAGAAACCCCTTAACTGTTGTTATTTTgtcgtattttttttttattttattttaaagcgaagtaacctttttttttttttttttttaaactaaaaagttaaatatttagcatatgttcataataaagcataaaattttatctaTACACGCTTTTAAAAAGCGTTTCCCGCTTAATTCTTTTTCACAGCTTGTactcatatatgtatgtattattcaCGTATGTATTACTTACATGTACGTactgtataatttttttcttcttttccttcGACGTTAAAATTTAAAGGCAAATTCTCAAAACATCATTTTTgcaaaacaaattttaaaggCAAAACGTATTCTCAAAATAATtgcatcttttttttttttattttttttaatttttttaatttttttaatttttttattttttttttttattttattttttttttttatttttttattttatttttttattacatttttttattatatttttttatttttttttattttattttttttccctctatccatttaaaattttatattttttctgaaGAAAAATTGAATACTGAAAATAGTTACCCccaatttttgttttttttagaagggaaaaaaatatacttaaatgaaatattgcTTGTTAAGTAGTACTACCTGCATATTGGCAAAAACTTTAAAatctattatttattttttttttatgttatattataccATATTTTGGCAAATTGTACCATATTTTAGCACATTtggttatattttattttaatttattttctttagcTTTATCAGATTTTccatcattatttttttttttttctcataagTGGTAAGGAGAAAACGTTCAGGATGTTTTTTGAATGTACGGATATTCTATGAAGCAGCATGATGGGAATGTtatgtttaatattaaatacgCGTCAATAAGGAAAGTGTCTCACAAgtttgtgcatatatatatatatatatatatatatatacttgttaAATTGTTTAAAGGGGGGTGGGGGGAAAGAGTTAAGCAAAGGTGATGTtgtagttttaaaaaaaaaaaaaaagggtttACCCAAAAATGGtacaaaaatagtaaaaaattgttcaaaaaaaatttattaaaaattaaaagaaaaagtaatcATTGTGGAAGGACAATGTAATGGTTAGCAGGAATAAGAGAAAATTAGGCTgttccattttatttatttattctgtACATGTACGCATGCAAATACATATtcgtatacatacatacatacatacatatatgtataatacatacatacatatatgtataatacatacatacatacatacatatatgtatgtataatacatacatatatatatatatgaacatgtacTGTTCgtatatttccatttttttcttatttttttgggGCACAACGAACTGTATACTACCTTTTGGCAATTTTCCTTCCTCGCCCCCGTCCCTTTGTCTTCCCTTTATCTTTACCTGCAAAAGTTTTGTCTTTCGAAATTTTATGTTTCGGTGTATCATCAACTAATAGTGTGTCCAGAGGTAAATTATcggacaaaataaaatatcttaTATTATTACCCCTTATAGTTACATGCTCAAGggataaaaattgttttgttttaacattatattcacctatatttttattcttaataacGACTTTAACATTCTTCATATGtgtattcattttaatatcTATTCCTGTTATCACACCAGTTATAAGGGTTCCATTTTTTAGTTCTATCGttacattttcatttgtcaacttcattaaaaatgataCTAGCTTCATTTTATATCAACGGGGGATGGGGGGAGGCGGATATGAGAGGTTGCACAGGATTCCACGTATAGACTTTCGGTTTTActcaatttatatatacacatatatatgtgtaaatatgtacgggtatatgtataagtgtatacgtatatatatatgaatgtacatatatattatgcacaATGTACCAgccttttattataaaaaaaaaattaagtaaaatgggaaaaacgagctaaatgacaaaaattcaaaaaaagcaaaatatgtTGAACGAGTAAATAAACAGCATAACCTAAAGAGGCAAACAAAATTTACTTGCATTAATACGATGACAATTACATACTACGCATAACATTTTGTtgtattctttatatttacagcaaaaaaaaaaaaaaaaaaatgtaataactTGATAACGTGATAACGTAAAAATGGTacttaagaaaaaataaaataaactagaatgtaaataaataagatttAAAAACTCGACAATTTTGCAAAACTTGAAAAAATTGCAAAGTTTAGCCCAGTTAAACTATctatattcaaataattaaattgttGTGAAATACTTCCTCATCCTTCTACAATAGCTTCATCCAGTTTAAGCGATGGTAAAAATGTGAGTCTGCACGAAAACTAGGATGATTAACGTTTATGTTGCGGAGGCAAGAAAAAAGCTTACGTTTActcaaaatgaaataaaatgtagCGAAATGTAGCGAAATGAAGCGAAATGAAGCGAAATAAACAAGCATAACTATCTTgtaggaaaaataaataaataaataaaacaaaatagtgTCATTcgcaaaaaatgaaaaaaaaaaaaattacattgaATTGAACTTAATTAAAGATTtcgtacatatgcatacgtaGAAGGCGcaagcacatatatatgacatacaacaattttttaaataaggaCGTAAAAAACTATTAAGGGAATATACTAATTTGCACAAAAAATTGGTGTACCGCTAAtgatttcttattattatgacTTTCTTAATGTAGCATGTAGAACATTACTACAGgactgctttttttttttttttttttttttttgcaaaaataaacTCCCTTTTgctgtatatatacatacagtAAGAAATAGTTATTGtgaattgaaaaaaaaaaaattaagcatTTATTACCGTATTAAATAAACACACACGCTTGCATATAACATAGGTTAAAATACTCCATTCTGTTAAAACGCCTGTTACACTATAtgttgttaaaaaattaaggatccattttgttatatgctcgaatgagaaaaaatatatatttccttttatgaagtattaacatttatccatatttatttacgcatattattatttttgaaaatattatttattatatttgaaaaaaaaaaaaaaaaaaaaaaggttaaaaCAAAACGAAAAGAAGGAAATAACAAAAGGTTGTAAAAAAGGCtcaaaagagaaaaatatatatacatacgatTTCAAAATTGTCAAAGTAGcagatatattttatagtagGCATAGTAcccatgcatatatattctctttttaattCACTAGTTgtatatgcaaaataaaactGTACGTTAAACTTATCGGGGGGAAGAAATACACTTAACACGTACGCAGAACTTACTATGTACACCGTATCTCAGTTTTTACACACAAAAAAGGTGCACGTTTTAACCGCATATGTTAtaaagtacatatatgcaatgatatatatatatatatatatacatacatacaatgctttttttttttttttttttcttcctaaCGAAATAGggttaatttttcttttcttcttcatatttttaaagccGTTTTGCTCATAAACAGTTCATTTGCATAATTAAGAATGGTCATCTTAATAAACTTAAACACAACTCTTTTCAACATTAACcgttaataattttgttatatttttcctcATCTATTATCCCTTCTTTTTTCAACTTGTTTAAACGgcatttgtaaaaataggATGGCGTGTAATGTCTTACACTGAAGTCTGGTTTGTGGGCCTGGTATAAAGCTGCAGCGCCTAAAATTAAACTGAGAAAGCTGAAAGGGGAAAAACAAGGCGCcagtaattaaaaataaaataaacaataaaataaaataaaaaggaaaataaaataatttgatatTGTTACGTCCACTATGTACACATGTTCTGATatattgtatacatatatatatatgtacatacatatatgttcgTGTGACGGGCGGGCAAAGGAGCATGCAACTACTCACTACTCACTACACACACTGTAtgcttaaattttaatatcattttttaaaacaaatgaatatttGCTCTcctatgaatatttttacaaaaattagaTCATATAATATTGAAAAGGAACACATCTatggaatattttatttttaaaatacattattcTTTGTAACTCTTTTAACGGAATTActgaataataaattatctcTTTATCAAAtcatatttttgcattttcccCTTTGTCTTAATTACCTATAATGCCTTAAAAATTTAACTCTATCTTTCGATATACTTGGGAAACTTTTAAAGATTATCTCAACAGGGATGAAAACCATTTTTCCAGAGCGCAGGAATGGTGAAGAACTTCACATATACGTgtaatatgtacacatacacatgtacatatatatatacacaatatatatatgctatcAAATTATCGTTTTTAAAATACTGTGCGTTTTCAAAAAACTATAAAATttcaagaaaaatatttaattgaaaTACCTAAATTTTGCctaataaattttgttaattaaaaaaaattcaaataaacaaataaaataaactcaaataaaacaaatgcaaataaaacaaatgcaaataaaacaaatgcaaataaaacaaatgcaaataaaataaatgcaaaaaaaaaaaaaaaaaaaaaaaaaaaaaagcattaaaCAGTAAAGTGTAAAACAATATAGTATGAAACTAAACAGGAAAATGtagtatatatagaaaaaactTAAACTCCGAAAAAAGAGGACTTCTgaagttttaaaatttaaaaaaatataaaatattaatatactgTTTTCAagtttaattataaaaatgttcaaaCGGAGTTACTCAGGCtaattaattcattaataatGTGTATAATCAATGAAGCAGCAGTAGCAGTATCAGCAGCAgcaaaaatacattaaaactgaaaaataaaaaaaattatttctttattttaaattataagagTTATATGTAAAAGGAAATTGAGAAATAGCTGCACCATATTTTAACTtgtagtaaaaatataaacgtatcatgttcatattttccttttaaaataataatttattttattttatttttatatcaaggtacgtatataatatgtgACATAGTAGTGTAATCAATAAGAAGTCGAACTAtggttaatttttattttttaggatggaagaaaaaagaaaaagtggaaaaaaatgtgtaaatatttaagtttttataaatatatattatgattaattattaataattaataataatttagagGGGAATAACGGCATGGTGCAGGCGTTTTATTAcgtcctttttatttttttttcatatttatatgaactgttcataatttatttggaTACATTCCATTTATCTGGCCTCCTTCTTCCTTCTGTCTCTCCCCTAACAATTTACTTTGCCTATCATAACTTACCTTGCCGATCATAATTTACCTTgctgttcataatttatttcgcTACTTTCCGCACACGAAGGtgaaaaattaacattttgatcctttaaaatattctcaCAACTATCCTCATTGGAcaaatcttcttttttttgaaaggAATAATCAAGTGATCCTTTGCTTAATTGTTCAACTCTGTTTACTAAAGAGTCGAAATGCTTACTATTATGCTCCATCTTTTCCGATAAGTAAGAATAATTGTTTTTACTTAACTcatttgaaatttttattttttcatttatatcgCAAGTTAATTGTATATACCGAACAAGGGTGAAGCTAATATCActtaaagaattttttatttcttttatttccttaCTGTATATGGGACTTAATGTTCGTCTTGGGTAATTTTCCAAATGTAGCATTCTTTCCCCCATTTCTTCAAGTTTATCTCTGAGTATTCTTcagcaaaaaaaagaaaagaaaaaaaaaaaaaaaggtatacaAAACAtgcaaatgtatatacaaatatacgtaatacatgcacatatacaaacatatatatatatatatatataagcccTCATTAATGGTTAAATTTGgcacttgtttttttttttttttttatacttaaaGTAGGGAGATGATAGTAAtggaataaatttatatattttgctacaagcttcattatttcttaaacCCCCGAAAACGAAAAAGTACCCACTATTATCTACTTGAATTATATTTCCATAGAAATGATGGGTTACTAGGGGCATTCCGTACACATTTAAGCTTGCCCAGGTGTTTAAATTTATGTCATATGCGTGTATATCTAAAAGAACGGGGGTGAGAGAAATGCACATatgaacacatatatatatgtgggcatatacatacatatgcatacatgtatgCGGATACAGaaacatatgtacaaatataaataacgcAGCAAAtggtaaaatttaaaattaatttgcCGTTCCATGTACCTAAAAGTTCCGTCTTGGAGTACCAGGAAAAGTTGTATCCACCAAAAAGGACGAACCATCTATCATTTAATACTGTTGAACTATGActgcagaaaaaaaaaaaaaaagaaaaaaaaagagatgaGATGAGAAAAGATAAGAAATGATGAGTATATATAAGaagagaaaatattatacGATGACGTTTCTTAAACATAATagatttgaaaaaaattaaagaatatattatgtttatataccCATAACGCTCTACAGGTATTTTTCCATATGAGTTTTCTATTTTGCTCCACTTTCCgttatttaatgaataagACCAAAAAAGATCTTCTAcacatttattttgattatttaatCCCCCAAAAATATAAGCCTTTACATCATTTCCTTGGTTAGATATACACACAGCACATGAGTGAAAAAAACGACCACTGGGTTTATAAATACCCttgttataatattcatctttactcaaaatttttacccattttttttcttcttcaaaATAACTCCACATATTACTGTTTAAGTGCAAATTCCCCATATTTCCtgcaaatatttatgaacacatttttttgcaaaaaaaaagaaaagaaacaaaacatatgcatacatagaTACATATAGGAATATACACACCCATACATGTAGGAATATACACACCCATGCATG is a window from the Plasmodium brasilianum strain Bolivian I chromosome 9, whole genome shotgun sequence genome containing:
- a CDS encoding mitochondrial import inner membrane translocase subunit TIM44, with translation MKSIINNVVVKNFKSGNNLKYRRLISGKCEVKNIYNSKNIILNRVYCFESSDRKVLGCIYSSLNKKNYSSFMKNVIEQVKKDMKENKKYQEALKELKDKIEIEDKAIKLKRRIEENTNFFKTVKEKNAEAIKIICNDINNFVSYCFENYYALKYSKYITVKLFLTLKELLINTTNKLIELSEKWNDNNAFVHLDKWRQEMAIKRFKKKNAQINEKKGYKNVSSKNVSGKNMSGKNISGKNVSAKNVSKNFEENEKENSINYNDSDSVNNANEQSVDKNKNCENKEGSELILTYESAWDKFGSKLKDMPFLNNFFENPILGKLFGETELAAALREMKMHDKNFKLSELMYLFEYVISKHIVESYLIGDEETLRLHCGPSAFNSLNASINERKKKKVFLDTNVLIYKNHELKGAQRMEESTPWFIFTFHTQQINCLKNKNDEIIEGKIDDIREVVYTIALSKHPEPEKEGLLYPYIVREFAIIGNTPSW
- a CDS encoding small nuclear ribonucleoprotein Sm D1, which codes for MKLVSFLMKLTNENVTIELKNGTLITGVITGIDIKMNTHMKNVKVVIKNKNIGEYNVKTKQFLSLEHVTIRGNNIRYFILSDNLPLDTLLVDDTPKHKISKDKTFAGKDKGKTKGRGRGRKIAKR
- a CDS encoding kelch domain-containing protein; the encoded protein is MPANRFLNTKTEDSYIGKLTHDTIIFGENLFKVISKTFSNNKSITLNEYTDDNIENISFCSEVLPFYCKSEIIHKGNIFNVRFGHACIFYKNNIYIYGGNQHIKNFNPKTIQFNVDTQVFKVVEEKKSPQIRYYATLNVIHSSEYDEECFFLFGGKRGKYITNDTYIFRLSNDSWEHIKLNFSPPPIFGHVSFMYKNIIFIHGGNMGNLHLNSNMWSYFEEEKKWVKILSKDEYYNKGIYKPSGRFFHSCAVCISNQGNDVKAYIFGGLNNQNKCVEDLFWSYSLNNGKWSKIENSYGKIPVERYGHSSTVLNDRWFVLFGGYNFSWYSKTELLDIHAYDINLNTWASLNVYGMPLVTHHFYGNIIQVDNSGYFFVFGGLRNNEACSKIYKFIPLLSSPYFKILRDKLEEMGERMLHLENYPRRTLSPIYSKEIKEIKNSLSDISFTLVRYIQLTCDINEKIKISNELSKNNYSYLSEKMEHNSKHFDSLVNRVEQLSKGSLDYSFQKKEDLSNEDSCENILKDQNVNFSPSCAESSEINYEQQGKL